In Biomphalaria glabrata chromosome 11, xgBioGlab47.1, whole genome shotgun sequence, the following proteins share a genomic window:
- the LOC129921682 gene encoding uncharacterized protein LOC129921682, giving the protein MYKILGMSRSVYNLYWIYNAVIIVVIVSSCLCLEIQIQSCKAYVEISDLASKFIDCMKADDSKFCNVYGQINENNFYADEVVKVPGKNIYPKPIYSCSWMGFGQQSEDKYGVKCQRDINIFCGYVNDCSFQIFFLIKWENVNDYLDDARLLENQCSSKCRSYSNRLTTPVPNVTTTLSSTSTNKPSITTLWQYVTTNRILSTEWQNTTSTNKSSLINWNSANTSDDEHPSNTTILIIAVIIPLCLIIAATVAIFYCVRKRYRSQNNAGTNIYANDSTAYVKNFPSKSNSITSTHDTCKEDDEKRPPFQNKHNNNTNKAYLNISSNIDSDQKLENLKNSKMKSVDEGVYLNTNSDLKNKAYARLGDQVKVFKHDYNCLIPEDENNINIHDACRIPEEINASVDKTENTNYTLANDVLPIADTSANTYTLANDVLPIADTSANTYTLANDVLPIADTSANTYTLANDVLPIADTSANTYTLANDVLPIADTSANTYTLANDVLPIADTSANTYTLANDVLPIADTSANTYTLANDVLPIANTATYKNTLAKDAIPISDISTNPYTLAKNVTT; this is encoded by the exons ggcATGTCAAGATCCGTATATAATCTTTACTGGATATACAACGCTGTTATAATAGTTGTCATTGTGAGCTCATGCCTCTGTttagaaatacaaatacaatctTGCAAAGCCTATGTAGAAATTTCTGATCTTGCTTCCAA ATTTATAGACTGCATGAAGGCAGACGATTCAAAGTTTTGCAACGTCTATGGACAAATAaacgaaaataatttttatgcaGACGAAGTGGTAAAAGTTCctggtaaaaatatatatccTAAACCGATCTATTCTTGTTCATGGATGGGCTTTGGCCAGCAGAGTGAAGACAAATATGGTGTCAAATGTCAACGGGATATCAACATATTCTGTGGTTATGTCAATGACTGTAGCTTTCAgatattttttcttataaaatggGAAAATGTGAATGATTACTTAGACGATGCAAGATTGTTAGAAAACCAATGCTCGTCAAAGTGCAGGAGTTATTCAAACAGGCTCACGACTCCCGTTCCAAATGTAACAACCACATTGTCCAGTACATCTACAAATAAACCGAGCATCACAACTTTGTGGCAGTACGTGACAACCAACAGAATCTTATCAACAGAGTGGCAGAATACTACATCGACAAACAAAAGCAGCCTGATAAATTGGAATTCTGCAAACACGTCAGACGACGAACACCCATCAAATACCACTATTTTAATTATAGCTGTAATTATTCCCCTTTGTCTAATTATAGCTGCAACGGTTGCAATTTTTTATTGTGTTCGCAAAAGATATCGTTCTCAAAATAACGCTGGTacaaatatttatgcaaatgattCTACTGCTTATGTCAAAAACTTTCCTTCAAAGAGTAACTCTATAACTTCTACACATGACACGTGTAAGGAAGATGATGAGAAAAGACCGCCATttcaaaataaacacaataataatacaaataaagcttatttaaatatttcttcgAACATTGACAGCGATCAAAAATTGGAAAATCTGAAGAACAGTAAAATGAAGTCAGTTGATGAAGGAGTATATCTGAATACAaattctgatttaaaaaataaagcctATGCCAGACTTGGAGACCAAGTGAAAGTTTTTAAACATGATTACAATTGTCTGATACCAGAAGATGAAAACAATATCAACATACACGATGCTTGCAGGATACCTGAAGAGATAAATGCTAGTGTTGATAAAACTGAGAATACAAACTATACTTTGGCTAATGATGTCTTGCCAATAGCTGATACATCAGCAAACACATATACTTTGGCTAATGATGTCTTGCCAATAGCTGATACATCAGCAAACACATATACTTTGGCTAATGATGTCTTGCCAATAGCTGATACATCAGCAAACACATATACTTTGGCTAATGATGTCTTGCCAATAGCCGATACATCAGCAAACACATATACTTTGGCTAATGATGTCTTGCCAATAGCCGATACATCAGCAAACACATATACTTTGGCTAATGATGTCTTGCCAATAGCCGATACATCAGCAAACACATATACTTTGGCTAATGATGTCTTGCCAATAGCCGATACATCAGCAAACACATATACTTTGGCTAATGATGTCTTGCCTATTGCTAATACTGCCACTTACAAGAATACTTTGGCTAAAGATGCCATACCAATATCTGATATATCAACAAACCCTTATACTTTGGCTAAAAATGTCACAACTTGA